The following are from one region of the Denitrobacterium detoxificans genome:
- a CDS encoding APC family permease produces MENAIAQSNEQPKLKRAFGMRECITITVGTVIGVGLFTTGGNIVGEMGPQVVLATLVAMLVSIFPALMYGEMGAALPYAGGTYQYASLGLGRPFGMLAGWNFIISLVAVTGGESLAFSYYLKTIFLAFGVDLPIPDAVIAAIALAVFTITNVRGVKITGRLQNAFMFFFWGVALIWFLTMIPNVSLPHFVQAPDFLGQTDGMGFIACVAIIWWCFAGFETCCAMGEEIKYPHINIPRALILSPFIIFAVNALFQWFLVGIAPTDSLAAIAESSAPYAEGMMTAGILGLPLALLAAGIAFGGDFSTLNASIAVPPRYLFTMARDGAMPRVFAKVHPKYETPFVSIIVLGAGSILLVCTNTLDYIASLSLFADLFYYIIGICAAIGLRVRYPEMNRPFKVRGLMVGGIISAIIYAIMMTQLESDAMITGAIWCVAGLVIFFICQSIYGKSEIVIPDKAPAEPEPEERAKMDREFKLWTVISIAAALIALLLYALPLAIA; encoded by the coding sequence ATGGAAAACGCAATTGCGCAATCGAACGAGCAGCCCAAGCTAAAGCGCGCATTTGGCATGCGCGAATGCATCACCATCACCGTTGGCACGGTAATTGGCGTTGGCCTCTTCACGACAGGCGGAAACATCGTTGGCGAAATGGGCCCGCAAGTGGTGCTCGCAACGCTCGTCGCCATGCTGGTGAGCATCTTCCCCGCGCTCATGTACGGCGAAATGGGCGCAGCCCTGCCCTATGCAGGCGGAACGTACCAGTACGCCTCGCTGGGACTGGGACGCCCCTTCGGCATGCTCGCAGGCTGGAACTTCATCATCTCGCTCGTGGCGGTTACCGGCGGCGAATCGCTCGCCTTCAGCTACTACCTGAAAACGATATTCCTCGCCTTCGGCGTAGACCTGCCCATCCCCGACGCCGTGATCGCAGCCATCGCACTGGCCGTGTTCACCATCACGAACGTACGCGGCGTGAAGATCACGGGCCGCCTGCAGAACGCCTTCATGTTCTTCTTCTGGGGCGTGGCGCTCATCTGGTTCCTCACGATGATCCCGAACGTATCGCTTCCCCACTTCGTCCAGGCTCCCGACTTCCTGGGTCAAACGGACGGCATGGGCTTCATCGCATGCGTAGCCATCATCTGGTGGTGTTTCGCGGGCTTCGAAACGTGCTGCGCCATGGGCGAGGAAATCAAGTATCCGCACATCAACATTCCTCGCGCACTCATCCTGTCGCCCTTCATCATCTTCGCGGTCAACGCGCTGTTCCAGTGGTTCCTAGTGGGAATCGCACCCACGGATAGCCTCGCGGCTATCGCCGAATCCTCGGCCCCCTATGCAGAGGGTATGATGACGGCGGGTATCCTGGGCCTCCCGCTTGCCCTGCTCGCAGCTGGCATCGCATTCGGCGGTGACTTCTCCACCCTGAACGCAAGCATCGCCGTGCCGCCGCGCTATCTGTTCACCATGGCGCGCGACGGAGCCATGCCGCGCGTATTCGCGAAGGTGCACCCGAAGTACGAAACGCCCTTCGTATCCATCATCGTGCTCGGCGCCGGTTCCATCCTGCTCGTATGCACGAACACGCTGGATTACATCGCCTCGCTAAGCCTGTTCGCCGACCTGTTCTACTACATCATCGGCATCTGCGCGGCCATTGGCCTGCGCGTGCGCTACCCCGAAATGAATCGCCCCTTCAAGGTGCGCGGTCTGATGGTGGGCGGCATCATAAGCGCCATCATCTACGCCATCATGATGACGCAGCTCGAATCCGACGCCATGATTACGGGTGCCATTTGGTGCGTCGCTGGCCTTGTCATCTTCTTCATCTGCCAGAGCATCTACGGCAAGAGCGAAATCGTCATTCCGGACAAGGCTCCCGCCGAACCCGAGCCCGAGGAACGCGCCAAGATGGACCGGGAATTCAAGCTCTGGACCGTCATCTCGATAGCGGCAGCGCTCATCGCGCTACTTCTCTACGCATTGCCCCTGGCCATCGCCTAA
- a CDS encoding ATP-binding protein produces MDAIVANAPKLCPHCGKALRRTTVVVRGRTYHPPCYGSCGCAASQRDMNPPKVGRTLEERCRRAGIPSRFLGSGLDVSAHLDCARRGEWLYVHGGSGEGKTAIAGALAEALVAAGDKVAFVGSVEAASCAIHDPERYEELRGCDYLVLDDLGKESDRDWAVRWMYELVNERYANRRWTCVTSNYDLAELAERMARAAEPKTAEAIASRLQECRSVQTDGWDWRAAR; encoded by the coding sequence ATGGACGCGATCGTCGCGAACGCCCCCAAGCTGTGCCCCCACTGCGGCAAGGCCCTGCGCCGCACCACCGTCGTGGTCCGCGGCCGAACCTACCACCCACCCTGCTACGGCTCGTGCGGCTGCGCCGCATCCCAGCGCGACATGAACCCGCCCAAGGTGGGCCGCACGCTCGAGGAGCGCTGCCGCCGCGCCGGCATCCCCAGCCGCTTCCTGGGCTCGGGGCTGGACGTCTCGGCGCACCTCGACTGCGCCCGCCGCGGCGAGTGGCTCTACGTCCACGGCGGCTCCGGCGAGGGCAAGACCGCGATAGCCGGGGCCCTCGCCGAGGCCCTGGTGGCCGCGGGCGACAAGGTGGCCTTCGTCGGCAGCGTCGAGGCCGCCAGCTGCGCGATACACGACCCGGAGCGCTACGAGGAGCTGAGGGGCTGCGACTACCTGGTGCTGGACGACCTGGGCAAGGAGTCCGACCGCGACTGGGCCGTGCGGTGGATGTACGAGCTGGTGAACGAGCGGTACGCCAACAGGCGCTGGACCTGCGTCACGAGCAACTACGACCTGGCCGAGCTGGCCGAGCGCATGGCCAGGGCCGCCGAGCCGAAGACCGCCGAGGCGATCGCGAGCCGACTGCAGGAGTGCCGCTCCGTGCAGACCGACGGCTGGGACTGGAGGGCCGCGAGATGA
- a CDS encoding DUF1351 domain-containing protein yields MSKSEEIAELGTRFQPATIEADFDAMRERLGELLAPYADMSDEALSKYTSAELRTTRASVNKIINDVEDGRKAIKRQYMAPYDEFAAKVKELLGPAQEAADQLGAMLTCKTEAAKAKRREGLERTYEDFAPALVPVVPFERILEPKWLNASTKPAKAAEELEAKVSKVASDWEALKGRQGDPFYAEGEAAFFRTLDVAQALSVMAARAEEQARIDAMRAEVEAYREEAQPEAAPEVPEVAEPAPEVFADEQASTWYLRVVCTEPQRAALLGFLREAGIHGSIGKSKEALR; encoded by the coding sequence GTGAGTAAGAGCGAAGAGATCGCGGAGCTGGGCACGAGGTTCCAGCCGGCGACCATAGAGGCGGACTTCGACGCCATGCGCGAGCGCCTGGGCGAGCTGCTCGCCCCCTACGCCGACATGAGCGACGAAGCCCTGTCCAAGTACACGAGCGCGGAACTTCGAACCACCCGCGCCAGCGTAAACAAGATTATCAACGACGTCGAGGATGGGCGCAAGGCCATCAAGCGCCAGTACATGGCGCCCTACGACGAGTTCGCCGCGAAGGTGAAGGAGCTGCTGGGGCCAGCCCAGGAGGCGGCCGACCAGCTGGGCGCGATGCTGACCTGCAAGACGGAGGCGGCCAAGGCCAAGCGCCGCGAGGGCCTGGAGCGCACCTACGAGGACTTCGCCCCCGCCCTGGTGCCCGTGGTGCCCTTCGAGCGCATCCTGGAGCCCAAGTGGCTCAACGCCTCCACCAAGCCAGCCAAGGCGGCCGAGGAGCTGGAGGCGAAAGTCTCCAAGGTCGCGAGCGACTGGGAGGCCCTCAAGGGCCGCCAGGGCGACCCGTTCTACGCCGAGGGCGAGGCGGCCTTCTTCCGCACCCTGGACGTGGCCCAGGCGCTGAGCGTCATGGCGGCCCGTGCCGAGGAGCAGGCCCGCATCGACGCCATGCGCGCCGAGGTGGAGGCCTACCGAGAGGAGGCCCAGCCCGAGGCGGCCCCCGAGGTCCCCGAGGTCGCGGAACCCGCGCCCGAGGTGTTCGCCGACGAGCAGGCCTCCACGTGGTACCTGCGCGTCGTCTGCACCGAGCCGCAGCGCGCGGCCCTGCTGGGCTTCCTGCGCGAGGCGGGCATCCACGGCAGCATCGGCAAGAGCAAGGAGGCCCTGCGATGA
- a CDS encoding conserved phage C-terminal domain-containing protein: MLPDNAYMVIQSFMRDELHLAKTELLVYAVIHGFSQGGDGRFVGTNEFLSEWTGASERSVKAAVGSLCGKGLVEKGQAIIDGKSVRTLKAMGVQKLHPVQKLPLEGAEIAPTPCKNCTPYISKKDIEKDREKDNPPICPPSGESGKERDAATIAAVTDAVDHLNEKTGKAFRPTTASTVRHVSARLRESYTVDDLNAVTDLKCSEWLGDPRMAQYLRPETLFGPKFEGYLQQARASSGKARAYSRFRLRGEGGGNG; the protein is encoded by the coding sequence ATGCTGCCGGACAACGCATACATGGTCATCCAGTCGTTCATGCGAGACGAGCTGCACCTGGCGAAGACCGAGCTGCTGGTCTACGCCGTCATCCACGGGTTCTCCCAGGGCGGCGACGGGCGCTTCGTGGGAACGAACGAGTTCCTGTCTGAGTGGACGGGTGCGAGCGAGAGGTCGGTAAAGGCCGCAGTAGGGTCCCTCTGTGGGAAGGGCCTCGTAGAAAAAGGCCAGGCCATCATTGACGGCAAATCCGTCCGAACGCTCAAGGCGATGGGGGTGCAGAAATTGCACCCCGTGCAAAAATTGCCCCTAGAGGGTGCAGAAATTGCACCCACCCCGTGCAAAAATTGCACCCCCTATATAAGTAAAAAAGATATTGAAAAAGATAGGGAAAAAGATAACCCCCCTATATGTCCCCCCAGCGGAGAATCGGGCAAGGAGCGGGACGCCGCGACCATCGCCGCGGTGACCGACGCCGTGGACCATCTCAACGAGAAGACCGGCAAGGCCTTCCGCCCCACGACCGCCAGCACCGTGCGCCACGTCTCCGCGAGGCTGCGCGAGAGCTACACGGTCGACGACCTGAACGCCGTGACCGACCTCAAGTGCTCCGAATGGCTGGGCGACCCCAGGATGGCGCAGTACCTGCGCCCCGAGACCCTCTTCGGCCCGAAGTTCGAGGGGTACCTACAGCAGGCGAGGGCCAGCAGCGGGAAGGCGCGGGCCTACTCCCGCTTCCGACTGCGCGGCGAGGGAGGCGGCAATGGCTAG
- a CDS encoding helix-turn-helix transcriptional regulator, translated as MNGVRVARLRAGMNQQTLADAIGMSITTYSRKERDPSLFSLGELQAIAESVGEDGQDELKRELADRFIFLDSDCK; from the coding sequence ATGAACGGAGTACGAGTGGCGCGTTTGCGCGCCGGCATGAACCAGCAGACGCTGGCAGACGCCATAGGCATGAGTATAACCACCTATTCGAGAAAGGAACGAGACCCCAGCTTGTTCAGCCTCGGGGAGCTTCAGGCAATTGCCGAGAGCGTGGGCGAAGACGGCCAGGACGAACTGAAGCGCGAGCTGGCCGACAGGTTTATTTTTTTGGACAGCGATTGTAAGTAG
- a CDS encoding helix-turn-helix domain-containing protein, with translation MSRPTKYDPERSPALVLALARRGCNLEQIAEGLGVTVDTVCRWRKRHHEFSEALKEGRDKANADVENELWNLATGNATQVETRTRKVRDKSGKVVETIEETHEKRLPPSMAAQAFWLKNRAGWADNPEGDADGGPAVTVVLGTEVRPIGHD, from the coding sequence GTGAGCAGGCCCACGAAGTACGATCCCGAGCGCTCCCCCGCCCTGGTGCTGGCCCTGGCGCGCCGCGGCTGCAACCTCGAGCAGATAGCCGAGGGGCTGGGCGTTACGGTGGACACCGTGTGCCGATGGCGCAAGCGCCACCACGAGTTTTCTGAGGCCCTAAAAGAGGGGCGAGACAAGGCCAACGCCGACGTGGAGAACGAGCTGTGGAACCTTGCCACGGGCAACGCCACGCAGGTCGAGACGCGCACCCGCAAGGTGCGGGACAAGTCGGGCAAGGTCGTGGAGACCATCGAGGAGACCCACGAGAAGCGCCTGCCGCCCTCCATGGCCGCCCAGGCGTTCTGGCTGAAGAACCGCGCAGGCTGGGCCGACAACCCAGAGGGAGACGCAGACGGAGGCCCCGCCGTGACGGTGGTCCTGGGCACCGAGGTGAGGCCAATTGGCCACGACTAG
- a CDS encoding phosphoadenosine phosphosulfate reductase family protein — protein MGYWESNEGGAGMSHTETIPKIPFEIMRQRQALPLDAKIAFTEMRIRQWYSHWGGDVYVSFSGGKDSTVLLDIVKRLYPDVPAVFCDTGMEYPEVRKLALDKADVVLRPDLTFKQVLKKHGYPIPGKEQALYIRQARHSTEHMREVRMSGGRYSISKKWIPLVSAPFEVSEKCCDVMKKKPFARFEKETGRKRMTAMMAYESSRRERRYMQYGCNSFNEGNPSSMPMGIWLEQDVLRYIVENSLEYAGCYGEIVEGKDGNLHCTREDRTGCMFCMFGIAFDSTPNRFQRMQRDYPKQWAYCIETLGIGKVLEYCGIPYEYTPTIFDLGSDLSARNGVLHG, from the coding sequence ATGGGCTATTGGGAAAGCAATGAAGGTGGTGCAGGAATGAGCCATACGGAAACTATTCCGAAAATTCCGTTCGAGATAATGCGACAACGCCAGGCGTTGCCGTTGGATGCCAAAATCGCATTTACAGAAATGCGAATCAGACAATGGTATTCGCATTGGGGCGGTGACGTGTACGTTAGCTTTTCGGGCGGCAAGGATTCGACGGTTCTGTTAGACATCGTCAAGCGTCTATATCCAGATGTTCCCGCCGTCTTTTGCGATACGGGTATGGAGTATCCAGAAGTGAGGAAGCTGGCGTTAGATAAGGCCGATGTAGTTTTAAGGCCAGATTTGACGTTCAAACAGGTATTAAAGAAACATGGATACCCGATTCCTGGTAAAGAGCAAGCGCTATATATTCGCCAAGCGCGACATTCAACGGAGCACATGCGAGAAGTGAGGATGTCCGGTGGTCGCTATTCGATTTCAAAAAAGTGGATTCCACTTGTGTCTGCACCTTTCGAAGTGTCCGAAAAGTGTTGTGACGTGATGAAGAAGAAGCCTTTTGCCAGGTTCGAGAAGGAAACGGGACGGAAGCGAATGACCGCGATGATGGCCTATGAATCATCGCGCCGCGAACGAAGATACATGCAATACGGCTGCAATTCATTCAACGAAGGCAACCCGTCTTCAATGCCGATGGGTATATGGCTAGAGCAAGACGTATTGCGCTACATCGTGGAAAACAGTCTGGAATATGCGGGCTGTTACGGAGAGATAGTGGAAGGAAAGGACGGGAATCTGCATTGCACTCGCGAAGATCGAACGGGCTGTATGTTCTGCATGTTCGGGATTGCCTTCGACTCCACGCCTAATAGGTTCCAGCGGATGCAACGTGATTACCCGAAGCAATGGGCTTATTGCATCGAGACGCTGGGGATCGGGAAGGTTCTCGAATACTGCGGGATTCCATATGAGTACACACCAACAATTTTCGACCTTGGTTCCGATCTATCCGCTAGGAATGGAGTGCTCCATGGCTAG
- a CDS encoding site-specific integrase has translation MRSVEGSVVKVGEGRYRVSVELPRDPRTGRRVRRSRTVRGTRREAEAAKRELLEEAGAEPAAMPVTVEEYAEGVYLPAKALEVRATTLVGYRGRLRNHVYPAFGQVELSQVTPQAIRRWLGGFERPATAEEAYRTLSQLMSFAMYDGAIESNPFDRVRRPRRQRYEPVVLDASQMRAYLELFHGTRVEAAVLLAAGCGLRRGEICGLDVDDVDWETGEVRVSGTYIMVDGVPTEEDTKSERSRRTVHMPPQLLGRLRDVSPESGPLLAEDGVRMNPDNVSHEYRRILDASDVEPKVPLKNLRHSSLTLAYDSGARLLDVRDRAGHSSESITARYYVRPKTSGDEEIAEAIGEALVTSRYISGGNPPKDDPVAEFEAELAAVTLESVEHF, from the coding sequence ATGCGATCGGTCGAGGGCAGCGTCGTGAAGGTCGGCGAGGGGCGCTACCGCGTCTCCGTCGAGCTGCCGCGCGACCCCAGGACGGGGAGGCGCGTCAGGCGCTCCAGGACCGTGAGGGGCACCAGGCGCGAGGCCGAGGCCGCCAAGCGGGAGCTGCTGGAGGAGGCTGGCGCGGAGCCAGCCGCCATGCCCGTGACCGTGGAGGAGTACGCCGAGGGCGTCTACCTGCCGGCAAAGGCGCTGGAGGTGAGGGCCACCACGCTCGTGGGCTACCGCGGCAGGCTGCGCAACCACGTCTACCCGGCGTTCGGTCAGGTGGAGCTGTCCCAGGTGACGCCCCAGGCCATCAGGAGGTGGCTGGGCGGCTTCGAGAGGCCAGCCACGGCCGAGGAGGCCTACCGCACGCTCTCCCAGCTCATGTCCTTCGCCATGTACGACGGGGCCATCGAGTCCAACCCGTTCGACCGCGTCAGGCGGCCGAGGCGGCAGCGCTACGAGCCCGTGGTGCTCGATGCCTCCCAGATGCGCGCCTACCTGGAGCTGTTCCATGGCACCCGCGTGGAGGCCGCCGTGCTGCTGGCCGCCGGGTGCGGGCTGAGGCGTGGGGAGATATGCGGCCTGGACGTGGACGACGTGGACTGGGAGACGGGCGAGGTGCGCGTGTCGGGCACCTACATCATGGTGGACGGCGTGCCCACCGAGGAGGACACGAAGAGCGAGCGGAGCCGCCGCACGGTCCACATGCCGCCGCAGCTGCTTGGCAGGCTGCGTGACGTATCGCCCGAATCGGGACCGCTGCTGGCCGAGGATGGCGTCAGGATGAACCCCGACAACGTGAGCCACGAGTACAGGCGCATCCTGGATGCGTCGGACGTCGAGCCGAAGGTGCCACTCAAGAACCTGCGCCACAGCAGCCTGACGCTGGCCTACGACTCGGGCGCCCGCCTGCTGGACGTCAGGGACAGGGCGGGCCACTCCAGCGAGTCGATAACGGCCCGCTACTACGTCAGGCCCAAGACGTCGGGGGACGAGGAGATAGCGGAGGCGATAGGCGAGGCGCTCGTTACATCGCGTTACATCTCTGGCGGGAATCCGCCAAAAGATGACCCCGTAGCGGAATTCGAGGCCGAACTAGCTGCGGTTACGCTGGAATCCGTGGAGCACTTCTAA
- a CDS encoding LexA family protein, translating to MDAFSKNLSALIEDRRLTQQEFADSIGVSLTTVNGWLRRGVQPKAFSIDAIASKYGLSSDDLLSATSGFYAKAHGLTEAPAGALAPREPRRAYAPLYGRVHAGGAGAPDLLEDRIPIPYEVFEHHQHGYFLEVEGSCMNRVYPEGCFIFIDPDQPPRNGSIAVVSIDGGDYVMRRLLRGANAFILAPESFDGQWEDIVFREGDGHQVEMVGTVVWYQPQREME from the coding sequence ATGGATGCATTTTCGAAGAACTTATCGGCGCTTATCGAAGATAGGCGGCTTACCCAGCAGGAATTTGCCGATTCCATCGGCGTTTCGCTTACGACCGTCAATGGATGGCTGCGCCGTGGCGTTCAGCCCAAGGCGTTTAGCATAGACGCCATCGCCTCGAAGTATGGCCTGTCGAGCGATGACCTCCTCAGCGCCACGTCGGGCTTCTACGCCAAGGCCCACGGCCTCACGGAGGCCCCCGCGGGAGCGCTGGCCCCCAGGGAGCCGAGGCGGGCCTACGCGCCGCTGTACGGCCGCGTCCACGCGGGTGGGGCGGGTGCGCCCGACCTCCTGGAGGACCGCATCCCCATTCCCTACGAGGTCTTCGAGCACCACCAGCACGGCTACTTCCTGGAAGTGGAGGGAAGCTGCATGAACCGCGTGTACCCCGAGGGGTGCTTCATCTTCATAGACCCCGACCAGCCGCCGCGCAACGGCAGCATCGCCGTCGTGAGCATTGACGGCGGCGACTACGTGATGCGCCGCCTGCTGCGCGGCGCCAACGCCTTCATACTGGCCCCTGAGTCGTTCGACGGCCAGTGGGAGGACATCGTGTTCCGCGAGGGCGACGGCCACCAGGTGGAGATGGTGGGCACCGTCGTCTGGTACCAGCCGCAGAGGGAGATGGAGTAG
- a CDS encoding MBOAT family O-acyltransferase: MSRVGKGSEGMVFSSLVFLFAFLSIHLVVYFFAPKHFRNPWLLISSLAFYAWGGPQYLPLIMFESLASWFFALRIQSSQSASRKRANLVVCCVVLLGLLAYFKYMMFLLGNIQFLTGVPAEIPTIILPIGISFYTFQLISYVADVYRGEVTAQPAYWKVLMYASLFHQCIAGPIIRYETVQSEIDNRRVTRKDVFYGVRRFCVGLAKKAILANSCAEVADTLLPTGVGAVFSEPTLGCWLGMVFYMFQIYFDFSAYSDMAIGLGRMVGFHYLENFNYPYMATSIKDFWRRWHISLSSFFRDYVYIPLGGSRCDEVLVVRNYCVVWFLTGLWHGASWNYIFWGLFYLGFLMLERYVIKGRIPRGLDHVYACLVVLMGWVLFRFEDMGELLSVLANMFLVGGVPLTSMEVGTLFLQNVFLLAFCIVACTNLGKVLRGKLFKMAKRNTVAGVVFGVTEAITPVVLLLLSVVSLAGATYNPFIYFQF, translated from the coding sequence TTGAGCAGGGTCGGAAAGGGCAGCGAGGGCATGGTTTTCTCGAGTCTTGTTTTTCTGTTTGCCTTCCTTTCCATTCACCTCGTCGTCTATTTTTTCGCGCCCAAGCACTTCAGGAATCCCTGGCTTCTCATTTCCTCGCTTGCGTTCTACGCATGGGGTGGCCCGCAGTATCTGCCCCTTATCATGTTCGAGTCGCTCGCCAGCTGGTTTTTCGCGCTTCGCATTCAGTCGAGCCAGTCGGCTTCGCGCAAGCGGGCGAATCTCGTTGTGTGCTGCGTCGTTCTCTTGGGGTTGCTTGCGTATTTCAAGTACATGATGTTCCTTCTGGGCAACATCCAGTTTCTCACAGGCGTTCCCGCTGAAATTCCCACCATCATCCTGCCCATCGGCATCTCGTTCTACACGTTTCAGCTCATTTCGTACGTGGCCGACGTGTACCGAGGCGAAGTAACTGCACAACCAGCGTACTGGAAGGTTCTCATGTACGCTTCGCTGTTCCATCAGTGCATTGCGGGGCCCATCATCCGCTACGAGACGGTGCAGTCGGAAATCGACAACCGACGCGTAACGCGCAAGGACGTGTTCTATGGCGTGCGTCGTTTCTGCGTGGGGCTTGCCAAGAAGGCCATCCTGGCGAATTCCTGCGCCGAGGTGGCCGATACCCTGTTACCTACGGGCGTGGGCGCGGTGTTCTCCGAGCCCACGTTGGGCTGCTGGCTGGGCATGGTCTTCTACATGTTCCAGATCTACTTCGACTTCAGCGCGTATTCCGATATGGCCATTGGCCTGGGGCGCATGGTGGGCTTCCACTATCTCGAGAATTTCAATTACCCGTATATGGCCACGTCTATCAAGGATTTCTGGCGTCGTTGGCATATATCGCTCTCGTCGTTTTTCCGCGACTACGTCTACATCCCCCTGGGTGGCAGTCGCTGCGACGAGGTCCTGGTGGTGCGCAACTACTGTGTCGTGTGGTTCCTTACGGGGCTGTGGCATGGCGCAAGCTGGAATTACATCTTCTGGGGTTTGTTCTATCTAGGGTTTCTCATGCTCGAACGCTACGTCATCAAGGGACGCATTCCGCGTGGCCTCGACCATGTGTATGCCTGTCTGGTAGTACTTATGGGCTGGGTTCTCTTTCGCTTCGAAGATATGGGCGAACTGCTTTCGGTACTTGCCAATATGTTTCTGGTCGGGGGCGTTCCCCTTACGAGCATGGAAGTGGGGACGCTGTTCCTTCAGAACGTGTTTCTGCTTGCGTTTTGTATCGTGGCCTGCACCAACCTGGGCAAGGTCCTTCGAGGGAAGCTGTTCAAGATGGCGAAGCGCAATACCGTGGCGGGTGTGGTATTTGGCGTGACCGAGGCGATTACGCCCGTAGTGTTGCTCCTGCTGTCTGTCGTGTCCCTTGCAGGTGCCACGTACAACCCGTTCATCTATTTCCAGTTCTAA
- a CDS encoding single-stranded DNA-binding protein: protein MGINRVVISGNLTRDPDLRQTASGMEVLGFGVAVNDRRKNAQTGEWEDYPNFVDCTLFGNRARGIAPYLAKGSKVAIEGKLRWSSWEKDGQKRSKLEVIVDEIELMQQRQAAQQPRPGQAQPIPQQQAPQAGYFVPQQVGYASQAAPQQQYAPAPVYDEDIPF, encoded by the coding sequence ATGGGGATCAACCGAGTCGTCATCAGCGGCAACCTAACGCGCGACCCCGACCTGCGCCAGACGGCCAGCGGCATGGAGGTCCTCGGCTTCGGCGTCGCGGTCAACGACCGCCGCAAGAACGCGCAGACCGGGGAATGGGAAGACTATCCGAACTTCGTCGACTGCACGCTGTTCGGCAACCGCGCCCGCGGAATCGCGCCCTACCTGGCCAAGGGGTCCAAGGTGGCCATCGAGGGCAAGCTGCGCTGGAGCAGCTGGGAGAAGGATGGCCAGAAGCGCAGCAAGCTCGAGGTCATCGTGGACGAGATCGAGCTGATGCAGCAGCGCCAGGCGGCCCAGCAGCCGCGCCCCGGGCAGGCGCAGCCCATCCCCCAGCAGCAAGCGCCGCAAGCTGGCTACTTCGTGCCGCAGCAGGTGGGCTACGCGTCCCAGGCGGCGCCGCAGCAGCAGTACGCCCCCGCCCCCGTCTACGACGAGGACATCCCGTTCTAG
- a CDS encoding peptide deformylase — translation MIRPIMDKQFFLKQPSVEATTADIAIARDLAETLEAHRATCVGMAANMIGQRKRIIAVLDEASQVLTMFNPEIVDCKQPYNATEGCLSLPGERETLRYERITVSYQDEAMQAIKRSFKGRVAQAIQHEIDHCNGILI, via the coding sequence ATGATTCGACCCATCATGGACAAGCAGTTCTTCCTGAAACAGCCAAGCGTAGAGGCCACGACGGCGGACATTGCCATAGCACGCGACCTCGCCGAAACGCTGGAAGCACACCGGGCGACATGCGTGGGCATGGCCGCCAACATGATTGGCCAGCGTAAACGCATCATCGCCGTTCTCGATGAGGCATCCCAGGTTCTCACGATGTTCAACCCGGAAATCGTCGATTGCAAGCAACCATACAACGCCACAGAGGGATGCCTATCGCTCCCAGGGGAACGGGAAACACTCCGCTATGAACGCATCACCGTGTCCTATCAAGATGAAGCGATGCAGGCTATCAAACGCTCCTTCAAGGGAAGGGTCGCGCAGGCAATCCAGCACGAAATCGACCACTGCAACGGCATCCTCATCTAG
- the bet gene encoding phage recombination protein Bet, protein MSEQNPAMVKYTASDGQEVKLSPAIVAKYVVTGNSEADERDVFRFMAQCQARGLNPLAGDAYMTVFNGYNGKQASVIVSKDYYLRTAAEQPDYDGMEAGVVVAHKDGKLEYRVGALVGQSTERLVGGWARVYSKERSHPSEAVVSLEEYDQKRSLWKTKPATMIRKVAVVQALRDAYPGKFGGVYDQAEMPEPQERQARPQAFSQTPEYEEIYQEAAPEAYEAQPIECDYESEEF, encoded by the coding sequence ATGAGCGAGCAGAACCCCGCCATGGTCAAGTACACGGCGTCAGACGGCCAGGAGGTGAAGCTGTCCCCCGCGATCGTGGCCAAGTACGTCGTGACGGGCAATTCCGAGGCCGACGAGCGCGACGTGTTCCGCTTCATGGCCCAGTGCCAGGCGCGCGGCCTCAACCCGCTGGCGGGTGACGCCTACATGACCGTGTTCAACGGATACAACGGCAAGCAGGCCAGCGTCATCGTCTCGAAGGACTACTACCTGCGAACCGCCGCCGAGCAGCCCGACTACGACGGCATGGAGGCTGGCGTGGTCGTGGCCCACAAGGACGGCAAGCTCGAGTACCGCGTGGGCGCGCTGGTCGGGCAGTCCACCGAGCGGCTCGTGGGTGGCTGGGCGCGCGTCTACTCCAAGGAGCGCAGCCACCCCAGCGAGGCCGTGGTGAGCCTGGAGGAGTACGACCAGAAGCGCAGCCTGTGGAAGACCAAGCCCGCGACCATGATTCGCAAGGTGGCGGTCGTCCAGGCCCTGCGAGACGCCTACCCGGGCAAGTTCGGCGGCGTCTACGACCAGGCCGAGATGCCCGAGCCGCAGGAGCGCCAGGCGCGCCCGCAGGCGTTCTCCCAGACGCCCGAATACGAGGAGATCTACCAGGAGGCGGCGCCCGAAGCCTACGAGGCGCAGCCCATCGAATGCGATTACGAGAGCGAGGAGTTCTAA